In the Nothobranchius furzeri strain GRZ-AD chromosome 1, NfurGRZ-RIMD1, whole genome shotgun sequence genome, CGCTAGCGGCTTTAACGAGCCAGCCACTGAGAAAATAACTACAACCACATCTTATAGGAGAAACATGACACCACCAACCTCTTCACTTTTAAGAACCTCTTTAAATTCCCGTTTTATCCTCTGAACTGCGATATTGGCCATGGTTCCCCCCTGTTCCCGTCCGGTTGCGGCCTCGTCGCCGTTCGTTCGACCAGttcgctaacgttagcttcactTTAAAGCCaaacacaaaaataacagctggaaACGCAGCGAGCGGCTGGTGTCGTCAGTCCCAGTTGTTAATGGGAAGCTTAACATAGAAAGAAATAGCTCAACGTGTAGCTGTCATGTCAAATGTGTAACAACAACACAATGGTTGGTACAGAAAACATTTTAATACCAAACTGCATGCAGTCTGGAGGAGAGGAGGTCATGTGATCCGAGCCACTCTGAACACCTCATCCCATTGGCTGATCAGCACacaaaacaaataataataatttattattattattattattatcattattattgctgttgtcattattattattattgataataataataataatcagcacacaaaactaataataataatgtattattattattattattattattattattattattattattattaataataataataataataataataataatacagtataagttttattaaaataatgatCACTATAAAATGTTACTAATGTAGAAAATAATAGACttaattgatcccacagtggggaaattcacttgctacagcaacACATACATACActtagaaaaaaaagaagaaaaacaataaGATTACAAGTaaatacacaaaggcagtaagctattattaatGTAATACAGTAATACAGTATTGAAATTGTATTAAAAActgtttttaaatgcttttattattatcttttttctttaatgTTTCTGTCACAGAAATTCttttggacagttttttttacattGCACAAATTATTATTACAAACTCACTTTTCATAGGCCCAATTTAAAAAATCTGTAACACACACTTTATAACATTAAAAAATGGAGGGATTTTGGATTAAAGTTTTCTGAGACACAATTCTAAGAAAATTCTACATCTCTACAGAAATTCCTTCGTGTAAATTTCCAGTAATACAAAACGTGGTTATAATATGCATTTATGTGTTTGGCTGTATTGGAGTCAGTCCTGCTATCCTAATGTTTAGTAATAAAAAATAACAGGAGAGTTACATTTTTTATATTCTCCAAAAAATCTGATTTCTTTGTGTTTTATTACAGTTGTCCATCGTCACTAGAGGACAGTGTTGGCCAATTACAGCGACGCAAACAAAGTTTCTCATAAAATTAAGAAACGGCACCACCTGCAGTTAGATATGAACTTCATTTTAACGTCAAAACACAAAAACTGATATTCAGTAGTAATATACAAAACGACAATACGAAAAGTAATGACTAAAAAATAAAGGGTACTGAAAATTTTGAATTTCTCTTTTTCAGCAGTTAGGAAATTCTTTCCCCCTTCTTTACAGTAAACACACAGGTGTGTAAAACAGTAAAATTAGAGAGCAAATCAGTTATTTTGTCATAAAGTTTATATTCCAGTCAATGTTCTTGAAAATGTAGATGTGATCACATAAATAAGTTGATGGTTACACTTAAATTTTAGGAAACTTAGTCATACTAATAATAAATACAGACACTAGTGATAGAGGGGCGAGTGTAGGAGCTACAAACTGTTTTGCTACATGTTTACAGAATCAGTCTCTTGCTGTTTTAGTAAAGAACAAGTGGACAGAAATGCACTGGTGCCGTTTTCACCCGTCTCCTCCGATATAGCCTGTTCTTCCCTTTTCCTTGGTTCCAACTTTTAATTCTTCCTTCAGCGACAAAGAAGATGACAAGTGCAGACAGGACAGCAGCTGTCATGAGGATGCAGCCTCCAAAAACCAGCATTGCCTTGTTCTGATGCATCCATTCACACGTGGAACAAGTCTGGTGCTGTTCACTGAATTCACACGGTTGTTTGGTGCTGTTGTCAGGGAAGCCGCTGTGAGCTATGATCTCTCTGTACACATTTATTGACGCCTTGGCTTTAGATTGGTGTTGCGTTGAGGTGAAGAGGCCAAACTGGGGGGCATGTCGATCTTGGAGCTTCCAGACGTAGAAGCCCTGCAAGTTGACCCGGTCAAGATGGTAAGCTGAAAACAAATAATAGGGAAGAGTGGAGAGGAAATGATCAGAGTTTTAAAATACACTCTCAACATGGCTGATGCATGTAAGTAAAACAGTAAAATATGACAGGGGAATATTAACACAATATTCTTGAACCTCTTCTTTCCTTTTGTTATTTTGATGCTTGCCCGATAAGTTTGTTTTTGTAGAAAGTAACAAAGGCCATAATAATCAGAGGGGCTGTATCTGTTTCAACATCTCAAACACTTTCTTGTACACATTCGGGGTGACACACCTTTGAGAGCCTCCTGCAGGTAACTCTTGAGGTAGTACTGCCTGAGTTTATCTTCAACTGGAGCTTGATCATCAATCCCGCTTCCAGTCACAATGATAGGCAGACTTCTTCCATACCTCATGCTCACCCATGTTAGCGTTCTCCGAAGGCCCCATGGAACCAGAGCCTGCCCCAGGTTAGAGGAAGGCCAGGTGGGGTCAGAGAGTATCAGACAGTCGTGGTCAGGCGCCGGTCTATTCTCAAATGTTCCCTGAGTGAGTGGAAGAGGTGAAACTAGACGAGTGGTGAAATGGTTTAGGGTGATAAAACTCAATGCCCCTCTCAACTCCTTGCTCTCTTCGTCTGTAAAGCTAGGGAGAGCCGATCCAGGTAGTCCCATCATTCTAGCTCTCTCCTGCAGGTACACCTTCATTTCATCAGGGTACTTCCCCGTCCTCTGTTTTTTCTCGTAACTGGTCCCCAGCAGTGGGTCCAAGAAGCGACCCAGTTCAAACAGAAGGAAtcgttctgctgctgctgtgtgtgatTCTAGAAAAGGGTTGGCCGGTTTGGCCCAGTCTGCATGTAGTGCAAGGGATATCAGTGCTTTCTGTTCACCATTATACTCCCACTCATGCAGCCTCCAGGCTTTTGCGTGAGCCAGAATGAGGTGATGAGCAGCTCGATGCCTCTCAGCCGCATTGGAATAAACATCTATTAGCCTGTTTGGCTCGTTAATAGTGATCCAGTATCTGACCCAGGTACCCAGCTCCCGGTAGCAAAGTGCTGCGTAGTCCTGAAAAGCTTCCACGGTGGTTTCATTAAGCCAGCCCCCAGAGGCATGAAGAGGTGTGGGCAAACCTAGATTTGGAGCTCTGTGTGTTGGGTAGTACATGATAACCATGGCCTCTAGACCCAGCTTCTGGAGCTCAGTCAGGACACAGCGGTAGTACCTTtgtaaaattataaaaaaaaggTGTTAATTTGGCAACAGCTTTTTATGGTGCCTgtggatgtttgtgtgtgtttctacCTCAGAGTGTCGGTGCTTACGCTCGAGCGGTCTCCCTGAGGTAAAATCAGAGACCAGTTTAGAGCAAAGCGGTAATGAGTTGCCCCAGTGGAAGCAAACAGGCGAAGATGGTTACGGATAGCCAAATAATcactgcactgcactggtctggTGTGAAGCTTCGCCCCTGGGATTGGACGCAGCGAGCCGTCTCCTGTCAGGTTCCAGCTGTACACGTGAGGGTCGGTAAACTGTGGAGAGAACGGGAAGAGGCTGACCTGCAAAACAAAGTAAAGAGTAAACACAAATTATTTAGACCTTTGTTTTAGTTTTAGGGACTTCTGGCTAGTCTGTCATCTGACCTGTAAGGTAGAGTCTGCAACGCCCCAATGAAACTTGCAGGGGAAATGGCCTTTGACCTCTCCAGCTGTTTCATCTGGAGGAAAACCGTTGTCTGTGATAATATTCCTGTAGTACTTAGCTGTGGTTTTAGGGGTCCTGGTCCTGTTCAGTTGGCTGAAATCGACATGAAAAAGGCCTCGTCTTATGCTGTATCCATTATTCCACTCAAACCCATCCACCAGTGACCAGGCTGAGTAGCCAAACACCTGCACGCCATCTAACTTGATggctaaaaattaaaaaaaagcaaTGAAGCGACAATTGTGTGAAATCATTCAACACGTAGATCTTGCTGGGTGTCTGCTTACCTTGCAAGACTTGATTGATAAAACTCTTCATCAGATAGATGGCTACCGTGTCTTCTGTTCCCACTCTGGCATCAGTGAACCAGCCTCCCTCAGCCACCAGCACGCTCAGGTTCCCATACTCTAGTTTTATCCAGTGCAGGAGGCGCCGCAGGTCCGGGATTACCGTCTGCCCATAGCGTACCAGGCTCGGGCCCAGACGGATGTTGTTTGGCCCAAAAGACAAAGCAAAGAaatctgctgttttctgtacCCAGATCCTCTCCTCAGGTGTGAATGTAGGCATGAGAGGTCCGTGCGTTATTCTTAGAGAGGCTGGGTAGTCTCCTTCACCGAAGATGGGACTGGCAAACCAGCCGAGGACCGCCTCCATGGACTGCTGACAAAGGGCTACGTTTGCAGCTGTGGCTTGGCCTCTCTGAGGCTCGACCCAGTGGGAACCCAGAACTATGGAGACTTTTCCCTTCTGGGTTGGACGGAAATGTCTGTTGTAGGTCTGCCAAGCTTTGGCATGAGCCTGAAAAGAGGACAAGAATCAcatttttgggattttctcaactGTCTGCATTAAAAGCTGAGACCTCTCACACCAGATTCCCAAAGTTGgaaacagaaacaaaacaaacatatGGGTCCAAAAATGGTTTTCAGAACATGAATTTGTTTTTTCAATTATTGTTAATAGCATGTTTCTGCTAAAGTGGTTGTATGTTGTTTATTTGGATTATATGAGCTCAGCTACCCCAACTAGCAAAGCTTGTGTTGCACAAGTCTCCATCATTGATGTTCTGTGGGTCAGAGCCATTGCTCCGTGGTGTGGGCCACATACATTGGtttttaaaaacacataaatgtttttattgtgacttttttatgattatcaATGAACaacatatttgtttttaaatttttgtagaaaaaaaagtttaaattttTGTAGatacacttcctactccgtttatccgcggagtgacggaggaagtgacgccaccatcagcgtcagctctgaggatgttctgcagtcggcaaatgaaacgttagcaaggtaaagagaaacctttccagagttttaaaaagaaccaaaaatggaattagaaattagacacagtaagaacacaccaaagatgtatgacaggcttgatcaagtgaatattactcaatcggagaacaagagccaacaaCAGTAAGTtagaaaaaaatgacttttttttaaccattggttgcaaaaatgtgaaccttaacagatggcttatatcagagatttttgatgcagtccagtACAATGTTTTTGGGACAATATCTGAGTACTtctgatatcgatatcggaacaGGACATCCCTAGTTTGTAGTACTATTTGCCACCAAATCAAATTAGACTTTCCTCTTTAAAAATTTATAATCTACATTCTTTGTTAAGCTATTGGAAATACTGCATCAACAGATTGTGCTGGTCTCCTGCTATACTCCTGCAGACATGCAGGCCTCACTTTGGAAAATGTGCATATTATAAATGACACAATGGCTGTATTCCATTTATTTGCATCAGTATTAAGATGCCCTGTGACACATGAAGGTGCACAGAGTTATCATTATTTTTAAAAACCATATTAAGAGGCAGTGAAACAATTCAAGATTATGAACAACTCAGAACACAGCCGTGCCACAAATGTTTCAGCATTAACCCATTTGTGCCCAATTTTTTTTCAGAGTTGTAATGCATATCATTTTATCAGTTAAGTCCCTCTGAATcatgttatatattttttttcaattATATACTGTTTTTGGGAAGAAAATGGCATATTTATGACTGGCAACTATTGTTGCCAGTGGTCACAGAGCTTGTCAGTAGGTGAAATGTCACCTAATAATAGGAATAGAGAAGTAATAATAATATCGTTATAACCAGGGCCGTCCCTGGGGCATTATTTTCAGTGGGCAAAATTTTTCCTCGCACccctgcaacccccccccccccccacacacacacacacacacacacacacacacttcatttctTTAAGCATTGTGAAGGCAAAAGTACCAAATGATGGTCTAATTTATAATGTTTTAAGGTTTATGTTAACAGATGAAAAAAGACACAGAGAAAAGGACAGAAGCAGGTTTTTAATGACAGATTATAAATTGAGGCACTGAGTTGGGGGCAGTAAACGAGGATTTCCTCATTCTATCTCCTGAGCTTGAGTGGTGAGACTAGCATCTGTGCTCCACCTCATAAGTGATTATTAATGAGGCGTATCTTCGTGACTTCCTGACACACACTAAAGTGCTGATGTGGTGGACTTTGCCCTCAACGTCTCAGCAAGCGTCCTGTTAGCTTATCACAAACCTGTCAATAGAAATATGGCCAGCCAGTCATGATGGAGATAAAACGCAGTATGGGATTGTGTATGTTTGTAGAAGTTGTATCCTCTATTTGTTTTGGATTAAATCAGATGGTATCAGAGCGCTGATgtgtttgcttcactgttctgtgaCCCTGCACTATTTTCAAACACGCAACCATTCATTGAACATCATAAAATGATAAAGCTGCAGGAGTGCAAAGTTTACGCGGCGTGTAATTGGATAAACTGTACAAACATGACTTACCCTGATCAGATTGTGGGCTACAACAAGAAAGCCAGAGGGTCCTAGTTTCTCTCCAGGAGCGTGCACACCTGTGCCATAGCCCTGCACAGCCACCAGGTATGGGTTGTGCATTGTTAGCCAGTATTTAACATGACTCCCAAACGTGTGGAAACAAAACTCAGCATATTCCTTAAAAAGTTCTACCAATGTGTCGTTTTTCCAGCCTCCATATTTTTCCTGGAGCGCCTGTGGCAGATCCCAGTGGTACAGGGTGACAACGGGCTCTATTTTATTCTCCAGGAGCCTCTGCAGGAGGAAGCTGTAATGCGCCACGGCCGCTGCGTTTGGTTTACCTGTGGCATTGCCATCAGGGAAAAGTCTAGGCCAGGAGAGAGAAAAAGAGTAGGATTTTACACCGAGATGCTCCAGGGCCTCCACATCTTCTTCCCAGTGGTTGTAGCTGTCACTCGCCACAGTCGCTGTTTCTCTGACAAACTGACCACCGAGTGAGGAGTGGGTGAAGCTGTCCCAAATGGAGGCCCCTTTCCCGTCCTGATCCCAGGCTCCTTCTGTTTGGAAGGCAGACGTTCCTGATCCCCAGAGGAATCCTGACGGGAAGGTGTCATGGAGGAAAGTCTGGTTTTTGATGATGGGGCTTGGCTTAGGTTGCTGCCAGATGCTCCTACCATCTCCAGGAGAACAGGCTGCCTTGTTCCACATAAGCAGCAGAATGAGCAATCCCAGGCAGATGAGATTGGAAGGATGGTTCAGCATCCTGATCCTTAGTCTAAAAAATCTAGATTACGGTGTTAGAAGGTGTCAGTCAGCTGCTTTTGCTGTCACAAATGATCCTTTTCCACTCTGCAGGAGATCCATAATGAGCAGAACGGGAAAACTGACCAAAGCTGGTGAAGAGGGGCATTTAGAGCCTGAACGTGCTGCTTCATCCTCTTGACAACCTGGGTAATCTTCCCTATCTCTCCCTGTGTGTACTTCTGCTCCCACACGGCTCCTCCCCGCCAcataacgctcacacacacaaacgttgACTCATATCCGCACATGGTCGTATTATTGTAAAACACATCAGTCTACTTTCAACCTAAATCACTCTGTTGCTGTTTGAAAAATCTATAGAATATTGAAAATGCATCCCAGCTAAATGAATGAACAAATACCAGTGATCAGCTTGTGTGGGAGTGCGCTGACATTTACTAAACCGATGATGAGTTGGTGTAAAGAACATCTGTGAGTCAATAATTAGCTTGCACTCTGATCCTCACATAACTAAGacgaacacacacacaaggcagacTCTTATAAAAAACATACACAGATTTGTCTTATCTGGCTCCAATTTTCTTAGGCTAAGGGAGGTCATTTTAAATGTAAACAGGGTTAATTTTTTTCCCCACTTATAAGAGGGCTCTGGCGTGGAGTGCTCTCTCCAGATCTGATCAAATGAAGCCAAGTGAGAACAAAGAAACCAGGTTATTaaatttagttccctttttctgtgtgtgttcCTGTCAGTGACCCAGGGCAACGGCAGCACAGGCAGCCTGAGGACATCACGGGAAGACGTGTGTCCTAGTCTTGTCTTTCACTGAACTCTTATATCACAGTTAAACTGAATAATATTTTATATTCCATATTATTGAGGCAACTTCCAAGAGTCTAAGGTAAACAACACGATGCCTCAGGGCGTCACTGAGATAAGTGCATCGAATAAATGGAAAGTGTCCATCAAACACACCCCACGGCGTCACTAAAGTGAGCCGTTTCAGATGTCTTATTCACACAACCCATGAGGTGTTATGTTTATGTGAGGATAATCAGAGCTTTTAATCTCATTGGGCAAAGaagcagaaataaaaacgaaTATTAATTAAAGTTTTGGAGTTCAAAGTGACTTAAAGGAGAGCAGAGCAACATATCTCAGATTAGAGATTGGATCTGCTCTGTAAAGAAAGGGGAAGTGAAAGGAggatgtaaagaaaaacaaaagcaaCTGGTTAAAGAATAGATTTCACTTCTGTTTGAGAGTAACTCACATCCTGCTGCAGATTGCTAGTACTCGTCTTTGAACGTGTATTCTTAGTGTCTTGATTTTAAACCTGTTTTTTAAATGAGCGtatccttttttttcttttctcactgACACAGAATATCTGCAACTAGGAATCGTTTTGcaataaaatattcattaaacctGCTGAAAAGAAATCATCTGGCCTCGCTTCAGGTTGGTACACTCTCTTCTCTATCTGTGGATTAAAAATCTTGCTAAAGTGGCACTGATGTGTTTGCCCTTTGAACTTTTTCATTACTTTCTAATTGTCACAGAAAAAGTAAATGAGGTGAAACAAAGTCAAGGAAAAGTTTAATGTTTACAAAAAGGAACGCTTTTGTGATTACCATTATCGGCTTCATGCTTTTTGTGACCCCATGTCGCTGTAAGCGTCCAGCTGGGTAGCATGATCTCCGTCCTAACATGGTTGAATGGCCGTTGTCCGAGGCAGATGATTGTTACAAGAAGCTGAAGTCAAAAGGAAACTAAATGACCTCTAAAGAGTCCCTAAAAATAAAGCTAACAGCAGGTCTACCACCACTTTGAAAACGGATTACATTTGTCATGTGTTCCAGAAACTGTTCACACTACTCTTTAACTGAAATTGTCAAAAAGTCCCCAAAAAGCTGCTACCATCCCAAACATGGATTTCATTGAAAGAAAGTTGTGTTTTCAATTCAGTTTGATTTAAAACACCCAATCAGGAGAATAAAGTAATGCTGCCTGTTTTTATACAGTACCTTCTAGAACAGGGgtctcaaactcattttagctcaggggccacactgatggaaatctagtcccaagtgggccggaccggtaaattaaaaacaacttcagattgttttctttgttttaatataatcaatataaaacaaagctggagcctgaggacagtgtatccaaaatagtacaacacctgaagtgtacttgaaaatttgaataaataaaaataataataaataaataaacaaataaataaataaaacattccttagtgattcaaagagcttacagatcacatggctagatcagtttcatgcagcacttgaagtatatttgactcattttactttacatcttttagctttcaccagcacatcaatatcagaagtcacatcctgagtggcggccaacttcaggatgtgattcaagttctagtGTGAgctttgagcgcagctttgttttatttatactcattacagagaaaacttgctcacaaagataagtttattttcactctacattgtaaaatttgaaaataaagtttacacaaccatcccgTGGGCCGGATTTAACACATTTGCGGGCCGGAtcgggcccgcgggccgcatgtttgacacccctgttctagagtCTTTGGTCTCATTCACTTATTTATTTAGTAATGTTGTTGTGGTCTCCAGCATGAACTGTTGCCTTGTGCATCATTTTCTGCAGAAGAAAGCAGCTCTtgcgcttctgtttcaggaagtagaagttggtAGGAGGAGTGGGTGGTGAGAAACAACTTAGTCTtggtcattaatattcatgatatgcaaatgccTTGCCTCGCCCTAAAAGCAATGTGAATTATCCACTATCTTTGTTGAGAATACTATAAAACGtattttcttgggtaaaaaaaatgcaacattaatgtgttatctccacaaataacacaaacccaaATGTGTTCCACCATGCTGTGGTGCTGTTAATGGTTCCTTCTACTTgtcgagacgtgctctgctctctccttctGGTCGCAAGTAAACGTGGGCAAAGGCATGCTAATTTTCCCTGTGAATAAAGACTGGCTTTTGTTTGACCCAATTATTTTCCTGTTTATTTACTTCCTGCGGCTGATGCAGGCTGTGAGGGTTGAAGAAAATGTTCACGTTCAGCAAGCATATGCAACTCAAAGTGACCGATCATATTACAAAAGTTCTCATGGTTTCTGAACGACACCTTGATGATGAACAATAAAATTTAGCTTTTGATCGAGTCTGAAAACGTATCTGTGAAGCAGGCCTGTCTGCTCAGTGGCAGAGCATTCCACATAGTCAGAGAACAGAGAATGCACCAGCTGCGGTAcatccatagggggcgctacTATTATCAGTCCTGGGGAGCTGGAAAAACAACTCTTCAGCTGCAGCCAaacagccaatcatgtttggtttTCTAAGGAAAACGTGAGAACCTTTGGCCAATCAGCATCACAGAAATTACTTTCCCTGATGCACTGGCCAACAGTGCTCCTGACACAGAAAACAGCCAGCTAGCTTGCTAgtttagaaatctagacagacagtggCAACCCTGCTCTTCAGGTTGGTCTAGCTACGTGCCATAGGAAACATAGCAGGTCTACTATTGGCCTGAACAGTTCTGTGTTATGCTAGTGGCAACCAGCTGCTCACAAAGGGCTGTTTGATTTTATTTGTGGTGCGTCTTCGTCATTGAGCTGAattgtctttttgtttttatcCAGGTAATCAATGAGGCTTTTAACTGCGATGATCTGGGCAGCAGGCCTGTTGGCAGTGCCACAGATGTGCGCTTCGTCCCATGACAGCATCGTAGACCGTTCATCTATGAACCTTTGCTCTGTCCCTACAGACCTGCCACAAACGGCTGAATATCTTGATCTTTCATGCAATCACATCCATCGGATTCACAAAGGAGACTTTAAAAACACCACCATGCTTAGGTTTCTGAACGTGTCATGGAACGGTTTAGAGAAGATGGATGCAGAGACTTTTCTTGACACGCCACATCTGGAAGGACTGGATCTGTCCCACAACATGCTGACAAACCTGTCAGGTCAACAGTACCTGCTACACACAGGGAACCTTGTGATGCTGAACTTGGCCTGGAACAGCTTCCTCAACATGACATTAGGCAGCGAATTCAGTCTTCTGGTCAAACTGGTGGATTTTACACTTGGAGCAAAAAACATCCATGTAGGTGATTTTAAGAGCCTCGCTACAGTAAAACTACACAGCTGTACTCTTTCCTTGGAGGAGAAACTTGAATATGAAGCACATAGCCTGATGGGTGTTCATGCTCAGTGGCTTCATTTAGATTTCAACGCTGGAAAACTAGTGCACAGTGATCTGATTGCTGATGCTTTTTCACTCTTTGTTCATGTAGAGGTCAGAAATCTGACAGGAGGTTACAGCAGCCTAAGTAAGGAACTTGGTCAGTTAGCAGAAATCCACACTTCCCATTTTTATATGAACCACATCGTGATTGACTGGGAAGATGTAACTCACTGTATTAATGTTGCTCTGCAGACTTCTATTTCCCATATGAGTGCCTACGACGTAGCCATAGACCATCCACCCCTCAAGAACACCGATGTTGCCAAGACGTCCACCATGAAATCTTTCACCTTCAAACAAGGTGTAGTAAACTCGTTTTTCTTCAGTCAGGAGTGCTTGTACAACTTTTTCATCAGCATGCCAGTAGAGCACTTAAGTATGTGGGACACTTCCCTCATAC is a window encoding:
- the klb gene encoding beta-klotho, with the translated sequence MLNHPSNLICLGLLILLLMWNKAACSPGDGRSIWQQPKPSPIIKNQTFLHDTFPSGFLWGSGTSAFQTEGAWDQDGKGASIWDSFTHSSLGGQFVRETATVASDSYNHWEEDVEALEHLGVKSYSFSLSWPRLFPDGNATGKPNAAAVAHYSFLLQRLLENKIEPVVTLYHWDLPQALQEKYGGWKNDTLVELFKEYAEFCFHTFGSHVKYWLTMHNPYLVAVQGYGTGVHAPGEKLGPSGFLVVAHNLIRAHAKAWQTYNRHFRPTQKGKVSIVLGSHWVEPQRGQATAANVALCQQSMEAVLGWFASPIFGEGDYPASLRITHGPLMPTFTPEERIWVQKTADFFALSFGPNNIRLGPSLVRYGQTVIPDLRRLLHWIKLEYGNLSVLVAEGGWFTDARVGTEDTVAIYLMKSFINQVLQAIKLDGVQVFGYSAWSLVDGFEWNNGYSIRRGLFHVDFSQLNRTRTPKTTAKYYRNIITDNGFPPDETAGEVKGHFPCKFHWGVADSTLQVSLFPFSPQFTDPHVYSWNLTGDGSLRPIPGAKLHTRPVQCSDYLAIRNHLRLFASTGATHYRFALNWSLILPQGDRSSVSTDTLRYYRCVLTELQKLGLEAMVIMYYPTHRAPNLGLPTPLHASGGWLNETTVEAFQDYAALCYRELGTWVRYWITINEPNRLIDVYSNAAERHRAAHHLILAHAKAWRLHEWEYNGEQKALISLALHADWAKPANPFLESHTAAAERFLLFELGRFLDPLLGTSYEKKQRTGKYPDEMKVYLQERARMMGLPGSALPSFTDEESKELRGALSFITLNHFTTRLVSPLPLTQGTFENRPAPDHDCLILSDPTWPSSNLGQALVPWGLRRTLTWVSMRYGRSLPIIVTGSGIDDQAPVEDKLRQYYLKSYLQEALKAYHLDRVNLQGFYVWKLQDRHAPQFGLFTSTQHQSKAKASINVYREIIAHSGFPDNSTKQPCEFSEQHQTCSTCEWMHQNKAMLVFGGCILMTAAVLSALVIFFVAEGRIKSWNQGKGKNRLYRRRRVKTAPVHFCPLVLY